A single window of Senegalia massiliensis DNA harbors:
- a CDS encoding COG2426 family protein, with protein sequence MWELIDLLKRELAVIIVGATPIFELRGAIPLGVSMGFTPIQSTILSIIGNILPIPFLLLLLKPIFKFLRRYDKFDKIIEWIENRTLRRSKRMKKYTLLGLYLLVAVPLPTTGAYTGSLAASLFNIRFKFAFPTIVAGVITAGIIMYILSSIGVMVLV encoded by the coding sequence ATGTGGGAATTAATTGATTTATTAAAAAGGGAACTAGCGGTTATAATAGTTGGTGCTACACCTATATTTGAGCTTAGAGGTGCAATACCACTTGGAGTAAGTATGGGTTTTACACCAATTCAAAGTACTATATTATCTATAATAGGTAACATATTACCTATTCCATTTTTACTTTTACTGTTAAAACCAATATTTAAATTTTTAAGAAGATATGATAAGTTTGACAAGATTATAGAATGGATAGAAAACAGAACTCTTAGAAGAAGTAAAAGAATGAAAAAATATACTTTACTAGGATTATATTTACTTGTGGCAGTACCACTTCCTACTACTGGAGCTTATACTGGTTCTTTAGCAGCATCTTTATTTAATATAAGATTTAAATTTGCATTTCCAACAATTGTAGCTGGTGTAATTACAGCAGGTATTATAATGTATATATTAAGTTCAATAGGAGTAATGGTACTTGTATAA